A DNA window from Vanacampus margaritifer isolate UIUO_Vmar chromosome 19, RoL_Vmar_1.0, whole genome shotgun sequence contains the following coding sequences:
- the LOC144039620 gene encoding alpha-1-antitrypsin homolog isoform X1, which produces MVYKMETFLQICPQQRGHFKAVKMQGFIASCSLAALLLATCLAAPSHDHHDHHDHHDHHHHHGEDMNCHELSPPNADFGFAFYKTLRAKASDAENIFFSPLGISTALSLLSTGARGETHSQLFSTLGYSGKEQATINEAYKHLFHMLGHTQEHQELHVSNAVAIDDNFSPSDTFMKNAKEFYSAEVLKVDFGKSEEAKAAINSYIANQTNNMIKEHVKDLDEGLAMMLINTVFFRGEWERPFNNSLTGKADFHMDENTKVEVDMMKRTGRYDMYHDMDNGTTVLMLPYKGNASMMIILPDEGKMKDVEGYISKEYIKHWHDSIYKQSVSVFLPKFSISVTSDLERTLKEMGITAAFENTADFSGISDDVKLKLSKATQEAVLSVDETGTKAAAVTTLEIMPMSMPTRIKMDRPFLVLIVEDSTRSILFMGKISNPIAK; this is translated from the exons ATGGTGTATAAAATGGAGACATTTCTGCAGATCTGCCCGCAGCAAAGAGGACACTTCAAG GCTGTGAAGATGCAGGGTTTCATTGCAAGTTGCTCTCTCGCGGCACTGCTGCTGGCTACATGCCTGGCTGCCCCCAGCCACGACCACCACGACCACCATGACCACCAcgatcaccaccaccaccatggaGAGGACATGAATTGCCACGAGCTGTCCCCTCCCAATGCAGATTTTGGCTTTGCCTTTTATAAAACCCTAAGAGCCAAAGCAAGCGATGCAGAGAACATCTTCTTCTCCCCGCTGGGCATCTCCACCGCCCTGTCTCTGTTATCCACGGGGGCACGCGGTGAAACCCACAGCCAGCTGTTTTCCACCTTGGGGTACAGTGGCAAGGAGCAGGCTACGATCAACGAAGCATACAAGCATCTTTTTCACATGCTCGGCCACACTCAAGAGCACCAGGAATTGCATGTCAGTAATGCAGTCGCGATAGACGACAACTTCAGCCCCTCTGACACCTTCATGAAAAATGCCAAAGAATTCTACTCTGCTGAGGTCCTCAAGGTCGACTTCGGCAAATCAGAAGAGGCAAAGGCTGCAATCAACTCATACATAGCCAATCAAACCAATAACATGATTAAAGAGCATGTAAAGGATTTGGATGAAGGCTTGGCTATGATGCTGATCAACACGGTCTTCTTCAGAG GAGAGTGGGAAAGACCCTTCAACAATTCGCTGACGGGGAAGGCTGACTTCCACATGGATGAGAACACCAAAGTGGAAGTGGACATGATGAAGAGGACCGGTCGCTACGACATGTATCACGACATGGACAACGGCACCACCGTCCTCATGCTGCCCTACAAGGGCAACGCCTCCATGATGATCATCCTGCCTGATGAGGGAAAGATGAAGGATGTGGAGGGCTACATCAGCAAGGAATACATTAAGCACTGGCACGACTCTATTTATAAACA ATCTGTGAGTGTGTTCCTGCCCAAATTTTCCATTTCTGTTACATCTGACTTGGAGCGCACATTGAAAGAAATGGGAATCACTGCAGCTTTTGAAAATACTGCCGATTTCTCCGGCATTTCCGATGATGTCAAGCTGAAACTATCTAAG GCAACCCAGGAGGCTGTTCTGAGTGTTGATGAAACAGGAACCAAGGCAGCGGCTGTCACTACCTTGGAGATTATGCCGATGAGTATGCCTACGAGGATTAAAATGGATAGACCCTTCTTGGTCTTGATCGTGGAGGACTCCACCCGCAGCATACTTTTCATGGGCAAGATCAGTAACCCCATAGCCAAGTAA
- the LOC144039620 gene encoding alpha-1-antitrypsin homolog isoform X2, with protein MQGFIASCSLAALLLATCLAAPSHDHHDHHDHHDHHHHHGEDMNCHELSPPNADFGFAFYKTLRAKASDAENIFFSPLGISTALSLLSTGARGETHSQLFSTLGYSGKEQATINEAYKHLFHMLGHTQEHQELHVSNAVAIDDNFSPSDTFMKNAKEFYSAEVLKVDFGKSEEAKAAINSYIANQTNNMIKEHVKDLDEGLAMMLINTVFFRGEWERPFNNSLTGKADFHMDENTKVEVDMMKRTGRYDMYHDMDNGTTVLMLPYKGNASMMIILPDEGKMKDVEGYISKEYIKHWHDSIYKQSVSVFLPKFSISVTSDLERTLKEMGITAAFENTADFSGISDDVKLKLSKATQEAVLSVDETGTKAAAVTTLEIMPMSMPTRIKMDRPFLVLIVEDSTRSILFMGKISNPIAK; from the exons ATGCAGGGTTTCATTGCAAGTTGCTCTCTCGCGGCACTGCTGCTGGCTACATGCCTGGCTGCCCCCAGCCACGACCACCACGACCACCATGACCACCAcgatcaccaccaccaccatggaGAGGACATGAATTGCCACGAGCTGTCCCCTCCCAATGCAGATTTTGGCTTTGCCTTTTATAAAACCCTAAGAGCCAAAGCAAGCGATGCAGAGAACATCTTCTTCTCCCCGCTGGGCATCTCCACCGCCCTGTCTCTGTTATCCACGGGGGCACGCGGTGAAACCCACAGCCAGCTGTTTTCCACCTTGGGGTACAGTGGCAAGGAGCAGGCTACGATCAACGAAGCATACAAGCATCTTTTTCACATGCTCGGCCACACTCAAGAGCACCAGGAATTGCATGTCAGTAATGCAGTCGCGATAGACGACAACTTCAGCCCCTCTGACACCTTCATGAAAAATGCCAAAGAATTCTACTCTGCTGAGGTCCTCAAGGTCGACTTCGGCAAATCAGAAGAGGCAAAGGCTGCAATCAACTCATACATAGCCAATCAAACCAATAACATGATTAAAGAGCATGTAAAGGATTTGGATGAAGGCTTGGCTATGATGCTGATCAACACGGTCTTCTTCAGAG GAGAGTGGGAAAGACCCTTCAACAATTCGCTGACGGGGAAGGCTGACTTCCACATGGATGAGAACACCAAAGTGGAAGTGGACATGATGAAGAGGACCGGTCGCTACGACATGTATCACGACATGGACAACGGCACCACCGTCCTCATGCTGCCCTACAAGGGCAACGCCTCCATGATGATCATCCTGCCTGATGAGGGAAAGATGAAGGATGTGGAGGGCTACATCAGCAAGGAATACATTAAGCACTGGCACGACTCTATTTATAAACA ATCTGTGAGTGTGTTCCTGCCCAAATTTTCCATTTCTGTTACATCTGACTTGGAGCGCACATTGAAAGAAATGGGAATCACTGCAGCTTTTGAAAATACTGCCGATTTCTCCGGCATTTCCGATGATGTCAAGCTGAAACTATCTAAG GCAACCCAGGAGGCTGTTCTGAGTGTTGATGAAACAGGAACCAAGGCAGCGGCTGTCACTACCTTGGAGATTATGCCGATGAGTATGCCTACGAGGATTAAAATGGATAGACCCTTCTTGGTCTTGATCGTGGAGGACTCCACCCGCAGCATACTTTTCATGGGCAAGATCAGTAACCCCATAGCCAAGTAA